The genomic stretch GAGCGTTCGATGGTGTCGCTGAAGATGTCGCGTGGCACGTACAGCAGGCTCATCACGCCGATCAAGCGCAGCGAATAGTCGCTGGCGACCGGCGGTAGCCAGCGGGCGATGGCCAGCATCGCGGCGGCCATGCCGATGCCGTAGGCGAGCCCGAAGGCATTGCGCATGAAAAGCACGGTGGCGAGCGCCATGCACAGCGCCACGCTGGCGAGGATCGCGCGGTCATGCCGGCTGCGGCTGCTGGCGACCAGCAGCGCAGCGCCGATCACCAGCGAGCCGAGGTAGCCGGCGCTCAGGGTCAGGAAGCGGTTTCCGCCCGCGCTCAGCACCTCGCCGCCGCGGTCGACCGTGACTTGCATCGCCACGACCTTGCCGCCAGTCAGCAGAGTCATCGCCGCGTGTGCGGACTCGTGGAAGAACACCACGAGGATTTCCAGCGGCGCGGTCCAGGCCGAACCGCCGAAATACATGAGCACTGCGGCGACCAGGCTCAGGCCGGCAAGTGTCATCAGCGGATGCGGTTCGGGAGTGCCGACGGACATCGGGGCGGCCTGCGCGTGGACGGATCGGTAGATTACAGGCTGCTCAAACGCGAAAGGCCGGCAGATGGCCGGCCTTCCGTTTCAGGCGTGTTGCGAGACTCGTCCAGCGCTTCCCCTGGCTCAGGGCGCCAGCGAGCGCGCCACCAGGGCTTCGCCGGGCAGGTTGTCGTGCTCGCGCACCAGGCGCAAATCGAGCCGACCGTTGCCGAGGTTCACCAGCGGCGCCTGCGGCGCACCGCCGGTATCGACATCGCCGGCCACGTTTTCGGCAATCACCACATCCTCGATGTCCGCCGTGCCGTAGTTCAGGACGGTGGACGCCAGCGCGACGCCTTCATAGCGGCGCGAGAGCTGGTTGCCCTGGAAAGTGGTCGAATTCAGCCAGAGCTTGCCCCAGTTGACGATGGTGCCGGCATCGCGCGAGGCGCCGGCCACCGTGTTGAAGCTGATCTCGCAATGCGACAGGCGCATCTCGCCGTAGTTCTCGACGATGGCCGAGGCGCCGCGCGCGGTGCTGTCGACCAGCGCCACCCGGCGCAGTTCGGTGGTGCCGTGGTTGCGGATCGAGCCCATCGAACCTTCCGCGAGGATGACCTGCTCGAGTCGCAGATGACCCGTTTCGGCGACATGGAACAGGCGGAAATCGCTGTTGGAATAGCGCCGCAGTTCGGCGCCGTTGCCGCGGATCACGATCGGCGTGGTGATCTCCGGCAGCGCGGCCTTCTGGTTCTCGGCGTACACCTTGCCCAGTGAGTACAGCCCACGCTCCAGGGTGATGATGTCTGCTTCGGGTGTCTGATTGGCGGCGTTGATCGCGGCGACCAAGCCATCGGTCGATTCTGACCGGGAAGATGGTCGTCGATTGCGCCGAGGTCGACACGAGCAGACCGGTGAGGGTGGCGGTGAGCAGGGTGGGGCGCCCCGCCGCGCGCCGATTCAGCGTCATGCGGTTCTCCTGGCACGAGATGTGGCGGATGAATGCATCATGAACCACAAGGTTTAGTGCGATCCATCAGCGGGCGCCGAAATGTGACTGGAAATCGCGGCAAAGGCGCGAAAAATCAGACGAACGGCCAGATCCGCGAGAGCCTGACCCTACGGCCAGGTATGGGTCTGAATGGGAGTCGCGGCGATTGATCGCATATATCGAACGGGGTGATTCGAAATCGTCAACATTCGTGCGCGTCGCGCCTTGGCAGGCTCACCCGTGATGCGAGCAGCGCCCCGGCCAGAGATCGCCGCGGCGCCAAGAAAGCTCGCACGGCCATCGCCGAGTTCCCACAGGGCGCCCGCCAGCGAATGGCCGAGTACGCCGCCGAGGCCTGAGCTGAACCCGTACAGCAAGCCCTGACCATGCACGCCGGTCCGCCCGGGAAAGAACTGGCTGATCGCCTGCATGCTGGTGCTGTGGAAAGCGGCGAAAGTGAAGGCATGCCCGAGCTGCGCCAGGCCGATCGCCAGCGGGTAGTGCGGCAGCATCGCGGTGACCACCCAGCGCAGGCTGCCGATGGCGAAACAAACGACCATCAGCCGCCGCGGGATCGACTCTGGCGCCTGCAGGCGCGGGATCACCAGGAACATGCCGATCTCGGCGATCACGCCGATCGACCACATCAGTCCCACCGCCTGCGGCGCGTAGCCGTGCCGGTCCAGGTGCAGCGACAGGAACACATAGAAGGCACCGTGGCTCAACTGCATCGCCAGGGCAGTGGCCAGGAAGATCCAGAGCGGACGCTCGCGCCAGCGCGGCAGCACATCGGTGCGGAAGCCGCCGCCGGACTCCTTTGCCAGCGTCGGCGCGTCGTCGTTGATCCACGCGGCCGCCACCAGCAGCGCGAACACCGGCAGCAGGGTGGCGACCAGCCAGCCGTAGCCGAGGATCTGCAGCAGCCAGCCGAAGCCCAGGTTGGCCAGCACGAAGCCCACGGATCCCCACACCCGGATGCGCCCGTAGGCCGATTTGCGCTCGCCCAGTCGCGCGAGCGTGAGCGCCTCGAACTGCGGCATGATCGCGTTGTAGACGCTGGCATAGGCCAGCATCACCAGCACCACGCCAGCAAAACCGAGCGGCAGCAGGAACAGCGCGAAGCAGGCCAGCGTAGCCAGCGCGCCTGCACGCAGCCACAGGATCGGACGGGCCGCGCGCGCCGTGGCCGATCCCCACAACGACGGCGCCAGCACGCGCGAGCCATACCACAGGCTCATCACCACGCCGATCTGCCAGGCGCTGAGCCCGCGAGTCTCCAGGTAGGGCGCGAAATAGGGGGCAAAGGCGCCCAGCGCGCCGAGGTAGGCGAAATAGAACGCCGACAGCCGCCAGTAGGGAACGCCAGCCAAGGCGGCGCGCCCGCGCCCTTCTTGCCGAACAGTTTCTTGCCCAGGCCCACGATCGCGAGCACGATCGCACCTGCGATGATGCCGATGATGGCCTCCAGGGCGATTGCGGTCAGCAGGTTCAGCGCGCTGCCGCTGGCGCCGGCCACCGCGCTCGCATGTTCGACGAAATGATGCAGCGCCGGCACGCCATGGATGATGATCGCGCCGCCGACCATGAACATCGCCGCGGTGCCGAGCACCGACAGCGACTTCATCAGCAGCGGCGCCGCGCGCAGGATCAACGCGCCGAGCTTGCGCTGGATCGCCTTGCCGGCGCCTTCCATCCGATTCAGGTAGTAGCCGAAGTCGTCCAGCTTGACGATCGCGCCAACCAGGCCGTAAACGCCCACCGTCATCAGGATGGCGATGGCGCACAGCACCGCGACCTGCTTGCCGAAACTCGCGGCGGCCACGCTGCCGAGCGTGATCACGATGATCTCGGCCGACAGAATGAAGTCGGTGCGCACCGCGCCTTTGATCTTCTCTTTCTCGAAGGCCACGAGGTCCACTTTCGATTGGCCACCGCGTGCAGCAGTTCCTTGTGATGCTGCGCGTCTTCCGCCGGGCTGTGCAGGTACTTGTGCGCCAGCTTCTCCACGCCCTCGTAGCAGAGGAACAGGCCGCCGAGCATCAGCAGCGGGATGATCGCCCACGGCGTGACCGCGCTGATGGCCAGCGCTGCAGGCACCAGGATCACCTTGTTGATCATCGAGCCTTGGCCACCGCCCAGACCACCGGCAGCTCGCGTTCCGAGGCCACGCCTGCCACCTGCTGTGCGTTGAGCGCGAGGTC from Rhodanobacteraceae bacterium encodes the following:
- a CDS encoding M50 family metallopeptidase — protein: MTLAGLSLVAAVLMYFGGSAWTAPLEILVVFFHESAHAAMTLLTGGKVVAMQVTVDRGGEVLSAGGNRFLTLSAGYLGSLVIGAALLVASSRSRHDRAILASVALCMALATVLFMRNAFGLAYGIGMAAAMLAIARWLPPVASDYSLRLIGVMSLLYVPRDIFSDTIERSHLRSDARMLAEEIGGTTWLWGGIWLVVSLVICVIAVRWSLGGRRADPAPPP